A genomic stretch from Mycobacterium cookii includes:
- a CDS encoding NAD-dependent epimerase/dehydratase family protein: MTRILVTGGYGRVGRAVVERLVADKFQVVVTTHKTVKPSLPVGVDVRPVDLSQPDQVKALVDDLSPSVIVHLAAVIPPRCYTDRTFARAVNVDATAALVRAATELPSPPRFVHASTGAVHGIRNPHRVTNPVTPDSPLAPVDLYGCHKALAENIVRSSGLEWSILRLCSVIALDQLTHFRNTDALYFRALVPEDTRVHTVDPRDVAAAFAAAITTNAVREVFMIGGDDSHKRVWGELAWENAEVMGLAAAMFPGRSGNPDSDADWYPLGWFDTARAQQVLSFQRHSSADAHAEIRARVGWKSRPLRIAAPALRVLMRRQAPYFEAPGRYADPWGAIRKKWGDPAPDALTV; encoded by the coding sequence GTGACTCGGATTCTGGTGACCGGCGGATACGGCCGGGTTGGCAGGGCAGTGGTGGAGCGCCTCGTCGCTGACAAGTTTCAGGTGGTCGTCACGACGCATAAGACCGTGAAACCGTCACTGCCGGTCGGTGTGGATGTCCGTCCCGTGGATCTGAGCCAACCCGATCAGGTCAAAGCCCTCGTCGACGATCTATCGCCGTCTGTGATAGTCCACTTGGCCGCGGTCATCCCGCCACGGTGTTACACCGATCGCACGTTTGCTCGCGCGGTCAACGTCGACGCCACCGCCGCCCTGGTACGTGCCGCGACGGAACTCCCGTCGCCTCCTCGTTTCGTGCACGCATCCACCGGGGCAGTGCACGGTATTCGAAACCCACACCGGGTCACCAATCCGGTGACACCCGACTCACCGCTGGCGCCGGTCGACCTGTACGGCTGCCACAAAGCCTTGGCCGAGAACATCGTTCGATCATCGGGTTTGGAGTGGTCGATCCTTCGGCTCTGCAGCGTCATTGCGCTTGATCAACTTACCCACTTCCGGAATACCGACGCGCTCTATTTCCGTGCGCTGGTACCCGAGGACACCCGAGTCCACACCGTCGACCCTCGCGACGTCGCGGCGGCGTTCGCGGCAGCGATCACCACCAACGCAGTGCGGGAAGTTTTCATGATCGGCGGAGACGACTCCCATAAGCGAGTATGGGGCGAATTAGCCTGGGAGAACGCCGAAGTGATGGGACTCGCCGCAGCGATGTTTCCGGGCCGATCGGGCAACCCGGACAGCGACGCGGACTGGTACCCGTTGGGCTGGTTCGACACCGCCCGCGCACAGCAAGTCCTGTCTTTTCAACGCCACTCCAGCGCGGACGCGCACGCCGAGATTCGCGCCAGAGTGGGCTGGAAGTCGCGCCCGCTACGCATCGCGGCGCCGGCGTTGCGCGTACTCATGCGGCGCCAAGCGCCTTACTTTGAGGCACCTGGTCGTTACGCCGACCCCTGGGGCGCGATCCGGAAGAAGTGGGGCGATCCAGCACCGGACGCGTTGACGGTTTAA
- a CDS encoding helix-turn-helix domain-containing protein yields MSEPWLSADDIATHLGVTKDTVYSWIADKAMPAHKIGRLWKFQASEIDEWVRNGGAAISEEPLPPDAPAAGHR; encoded by the coding sequence ATGTCCGAACCGTGGCTGTCTGCCGACGATATCGCTACCCACTTGGGCGTCACGAAGGACACGGTCTACTCGTGGATCGCCGATAAGGCGATGCCTGCCCACAAGATCGGTCGCCTATGGAAGTTCCAGGCGAGCGAGATCGACGAGTGGGTCCGCAACGGCGGAGCAGCCATCTCTGAGGAGCCGCTCCCGCCAGATGCACCCGCAGCTGGTCACAGGTAG
- a CDS encoding DUF1819 family protein, with protein MTDFAHGLEGVHTMTDRPRTSRYALSFTSGALLMREALIAAPIYLREHDWAKVRQVIEDDNLLQARTVSTRHRRAREVAQRLAVLTDDELELLVDSTTSERDHLLWAAACRRYDLIGEFAEEVLRERFLLLTPTLSHDDFDSFIRSKALWHEEVADLKDSTLRKLRSNVFRMLVEAGLLSEDGRILQAVLSARVSDALSARTPSDIRFFPMGGGVR; from the coding sequence GTGACCGACTTTGCTCATGGCCTGGAGGGGGTACACACGATGACGGACAGGCCGCGCACATCGCGCTACGCGCTGTCCTTCACCAGCGGCGCCCTTCTCATGCGGGAGGCTCTCATCGCCGCGCCCATCTACCTTCGCGAACACGACTGGGCCAAGGTCCGCCAGGTCATCGAAGACGATAACCTCCTTCAGGCCCGCACCGTCTCTACCCGACACCGGCGCGCACGTGAGGTCGCCCAGCGTCTGGCCGTCCTGACCGACGACGAACTTGAGTTGCTGGTCGACTCAACGACATCAGAGCGCGATCACCTGCTGTGGGCTGCCGCCTGCCGCCGGTATGACCTGATCGGTGAGTTCGCCGAGGAGGTGCTTCGCGAGCGCTTTCTCCTGCTGACACCCACGCTCAGTCACGACGACTTCGACAGCTTCATCCGGAGCAAGGCACTCTGGCACGAAGAAGTCGCTGATCTCAAGGACTCCACCCTGCGCAAGCTTCGCTCCAATGTCTTTCGCATGCTCGTCGAGGCAGGGCTCCTGAGCGAGGATGGCCGCATCCTCCAGGCAGTCCTGTCGGCCCGCGTCTCCGACGCGCTGTCCGCCCGCACGCCGAGCGACATCCGCTTCTTCCCGATGGGAGGTGGGGTGCGATGA
- a CDS encoding DUF1788 domain-containing protein, protein MNRVDLTKQEEHLFRVLSGKRFLQMEGLSNEVPFFIYPYAPEDALAVAQAKKRIKNKLSQKGISVREVNLYDLSVEILKERGVWERILTAEPDQDKEDFRELLQGMLDPQLHIAPAIRSKIDDGAFDIFFLTGIGEVFPYVRSHNVLNNLQSVVTAKPMLMFFPGRYEQSDTLGSSLVLFGRLKDDQYYRAKNILEQEA, encoded by the coding sequence ATGAACCGCGTTGACCTGACCAAGCAAGAGGAGCACCTGTTTAGGGTGCTCAGCGGGAAGCGATTCCTCCAGATGGAGGGTCTGAGCAACGAGGTGCCTTTTTTCATCTACCCGTATGCGCCGGAGGACGCCCTTGCCGTCGCGCAGGCCAAGAAGCGGATCAAGAACAAGCTGAGCCAGAAAGGCATCAGTGTTCGCGAAGTCAACCTCTACGACCTTTCCGTCGAGATCCTCAAAGAACGCGGCGTCTGGGAACGAATACTCACCGCGGAGCCCGACCAAGACAAGGAAGACTTCCGCGAGCTCCTCCAAGGCATGCTCGATCCGCAACTGCACATCGCGCCGGCGATCCGCTCCAAGATCGACGACGGCGCATTCGACATCTTTTTCCTCACTGGCATCGGCGAGGTGTTCCCCTATGTCCGGTCGCACAACGTGCTGAACAACCTCCAGAGCGTCGTGACCGCCAAGCCCATGCTCATGTTCTTCCCTGGCCGCTACGAGCAGTCCGACACCCTCGGCTCCTCGCTCGTTCTCTTCGGGCGGTTGAAAGACGACCAGTACTACCGAGCCAAGAACATCTTGGAACAGGAAGCGTGA
- the brxC gene encoding BREX system P-loop protein BrxC, which translates to MLLNEIFAKNVQRPIEGVIKADDTAHLGTEVDEYVLTNEVAKGLELLLEAYTNYTNANGVWISGFFGSGKSHLLKMLAHLLGDVEGQEFDRADVTDSFRSKATGAFLPALLTKAERIPAKSLLFNIDQKATLITKDQTDALLKVFVKVFDESRGYYGNQGHVARFERDLDNRGQFEAFKVAYKRISGRDWTEGREEGVLEEPNVAKAYAEVSGQSGGTPTNILTKYRNEYSVSIEDFADAVKAWLDKRPKGFRLNFFVDEVGQFIGSNTHLMLNLQTIAESLNTKCHGRAWVFVTSQEDMDKVVGDRTKQQSSDFSKIQARFNTRVKLTSADVEEVIRKRLLEKNEAGAAALGAIYAKESANFKTLFDFVDGAKSYRNYIDEAHFVGTYPFVSYQFPLFQAAIEGISDHNVFEGRNRSVGERSMLGVVQQVAKDIGNVEVGRLATFDHMFAGIRASLKSAAQRSVDVAERNLDNPLAIRLLKALFLVKYVESFQATPRNLTVLVYDRFGLDLPALSEEVKEALTLLETQTYVQRNGNVYEYLTNEEQVIEEEIKNVDIDASEVGGRLFKILSGDVIKTNKLRYAKNGQDFPFGFKLDDQVHGPQRELSIHFITPEYPYTPDETRMHSAGKDELRVILEPDERVLPDLRLLIKTAKYTKRKQTTSLSAIEDQILRSKAAQNVDREKELIERIRRAVGKAALIINATDVSSSSSDALARVTDGFQDLISRTYTQLKLLDGVTYSEQQVAGAANPDSGLFDAAAWTKLSTPGEEVLSFILRKQALGEQVTVKTIVDAFQAKPYGWDLASIEVFVAFLIGASKVTLTVDGNVLKRSEVATALRNTQKHSHAVVAPQKTFDERKVTAFRKFCTDFFDDANAPKDPLELARYGADKLKGKLDELKATVTGSKYPFVEQLSQPIGLLEQAVGKSDEWYLTDFNVGDDLLDAKESVIDPIQSFLSGAQRTIYDEAVALIATHGSNLSYLPKGSDETVRAALADPNAFRGNRMAQLKQATDELRSQIDDVVTANRASVTTSIEGRKAELAASDFYEKATAAAQQSVFERVDHTLLRVGAESQVALILHIGADFEASVYPSLLDQLTASQPGSGGNPPPQKQTVSIKTVTVPGASGVLETPTDVENYLTALRAALLQTLKDKRISL; encoded by the coding sequence ATGTTGCTGAACGAGATCTTCGCCAAGAACGTGCAGCGCCCGATCGAGGGCGTCATCAAGGCGGACGACACTGCGCACCTGGGCACCGAGGTGGACGAGTACGTCCTGACCAATGAGGTGGCCAAAGGCCTTGAGCTTCTCCTTGAGGCCTACACGAACTACACCAACGCGAACGGTGTGTGGATCTCGGGCTTCTTCGGTTCCGGTAAGTCGCACCTGTTGAAGATGCTCGCCCATCTCCTCGGCGACGTCGAGGGCCAGGAGTTCGATCGTGCCGACGTCACGGATAGCTTTCGCTCCAAGGCAACTGGCGCCTTTTTGCCCGCCCTGCTGACGAAGGCCGAGCGCATCCCAGCGAAGAGCCTGCTGTTCAACATCGACCAGAAGGCCACGCTAATCACGAAGGACCAGACCGACGCCTTGCTGAAGGTGTTCGTCAAGGTATTCGACGAAAGCCGTGGCTACTACGGAAACCAAGGCCACGTCGCCCGCTTCGAGCGCGACCTCGACAACCGGGGCCAGTTCGAAGCTTTCAAGGTGGCTTACAAGCGGATCTCCGGCCGTGACTGGACCGAAGGCCGTGAGGAGGGCGTCCTCGAAGAGCCCAACGTGGCGAAGGCCTACGCCGAGGTCAGCGGTCAAAGTGGAGGCACCCCCACCAATATCCTCACCAAGTATCGCAACGAGTACTCCGTCTCCATCGAAGACTTCGCGGACGCGGTCAAAGCTTGGCTGGACAAGCGGCCCAAAGGTTTCCGGCTGAATTTCTTCGTCGACGAGGTGGGCCAGTTCATCGGCTCGAACACGCACTTGATGCTCAACCTCCAGACGATCGCCGAAAGCTTGAACACGAAGTGCCACGGCCGCGCATGGGTATTCGTGACCTCGCAGGAGGACATGGACAAGGTCGTCGGAGACCGTACCAAGCAGCAGAGCAGCGACTTCTCCAAGATCCAAGCCCGTTTCAACACCCGTGTGAAGCTCACCAGCGCAGACGTCGAAGAAGTCATCCGCAAGCGCCTGCTAGAGAAGAACGAGGCCGGCGCCGCTGCGCTCGGCGCGATTTATGCCAAGGAGTCTGCGAACTTCAAGACACTGTTTGACTTCGTCGACGGTGCCAAGTCCTACCGCAACTACATCGACGAAGCTCACTTCGTCGGCACCTATCCCTTTGTTAGCTACCAGTTCCCGTTATTCCAAGCGGCAATCGAAGGCATCTCCGACCACAACGTCTTCGAGGGTCGCAATCGCTCCGTCGGCGAGCGGTCGATGCTCGGTGTCGTTCAGCAGGTTGCTAAGGACATCGGCAACGTGGAGGTTGGGCGCCTAGCGACTTTCGACCACATGTTTGCCGGCATCCGGGCATCGCTGAAGTCCGCCGCCCAACGCTCCGTCGACGTCGCCGAGCGCAATCTCGACAACCCGCTGGCAATCCGGTTGCTCAAGGCACTTTTTCTCGTCAAGTACGTCGAGAGCTTCCAGGCCACGCCACGCAACCTCACTGTGCTTGTCTACGACCGCTTCGGCCTCGACCTGCCCGCTTTGTCAGAAGAGGTCAAGGAAGCGCTGACGCTTCTGGAGACGCAGACCTACGTCCAGCGCAATGGCAACGTCTATGAGTACCTGACTAACGAAGAGCAGGTCATCGAAGAAGAGATCAAGAACGTTGACATCGACGCCTCCGAAGTGGGTGGGCGACTGTTCAAGATCCTCTCCGGCGACGTCATCAAGACCAACAAACTGCGCTACGCCAAGAACGGCCAGGACTTCCCGTTCGGCTTCAAGCTCGACGACCAGGTACACGGCCCCCAGCGCGAACTGTCGATCCATTTCATCACCCCGGAGTACCCGTACACGCCAGACGAGACGCGGATGCACAGCGCCGGGAAGGACGAACTGCGCGTCATCCTCGAACCCGATGAGCGCGTGCTGCCGGATCTTCGCCTGCTCATCAAGACGGCGAAGTACACGAAACGCAAGCAGACCACCTCGCTCTCGGCGATCGAAGATCAGATCCTGCGGTCCAAGGCCGCGCAGAACGTCGACCGCGAGAAAGAACTCATCGAGCGCATCCGCCGCGCCGTGGGCAAAGCGGCACTGATCATCAACGCCACCGACGTGTCTTCCAGCTCGTCAGACGCGCTCGCGCGTGTGACGGACGGTTTCCAGGATCTCATCAGCCGCACCTACACCCAGCTCAAGCTGCTGGATGGCGTCACCTACAGCGAGCAACAGGTAGCCGGGGCAGCCAACCCCGACAGCGGTCTGTTCGATGCCGCAGCATGGACGAAGCTCTCCACTCCCGGCGAGGAGGTGCTGTCGTTCATTCTCCGCAAGCAAGCACTTGGCGAGCAAGTCACCGTCAAGACGATTGTCGATGCCTTCCAGGCAAAGCCCTACGGCTGGGACCTTGCCTCGATTGAGGTGTTCGTCGCCTTTCTGATCGGTGCGTCGAAGGTGACCCTGACAGTCGACGGCAACGTGCTCAAGCGAAGCGAAGTGGCCACCGCGCTACGCAACACGCAGAAGCACTCCCACGCGGTCGTCGCTCCGCAGAAAACGTTCGACGAACGCAAAGTCACTGCATTCCGGAAATTCTGCACGGACTTCTTCGACGACGCCAACGCGCCCAAGGATCCGCTGGAGCTGGCCCGCTACGGCGCTGACAAACTCAAGGGCAAGCTCGACGAACTCAAGGCCACCGTCACCGGCTCGAAGTACCCGTTCGTTGAGCAGCTAAGCCAACCCATCGGCTTGCTTGAACAGGCGGTGGGCAAGAGCGACGAGTGGTACCTCACCGACTTCAACGTTGGCGACGATCTACTCGACGCCAAGGAGAGCGTCATCGATCCGATCCAGTCGTTCCTCAGCGGTGCGCAACGGACGATCTACGACGAGGCCGTGGCACTGATCGCCACACACGGCAGCAATCTCAGCTATCTGCCAAAGGGCAGTGACGAAACCGTCCGAGCCGCGCTCGCTGACCCGAATGCCTTCCGGGGCAACCGGATGGCGCAACTTAAGCAGGCCACCGACGAACTCCGCAGCCAAATCGACGACGTTGTCACCGCGAACCGGGCGAGCGTCACCACGTCGATCGAAGGCCGCAAGGCTGAGCTTGCCGCCAGCGACTTCTACGAGAAGGCCACGGCTGCCGCCCAGCAGAGCGTCTTCGAGAGGGTTGACCACACGCTCTTGCGAGTCGGCGCAGAGAGCCAGGTCGCCCTTATCCTGCATATAGGAGCGGACTTCGAGGCCAGCGTCTACCCGTCGCTGCTCGATCAGCTCACCGCCTCCCAACCGGGTAGTGGTGGAAATCCTCCGCCGCAGAAGCAGACAGTCTCGATAAAGACCGTCACTGTCCCCGGAGCCTCGGGCGTCCTCGAAACACCCACTGACGTCGAGAACTACCTCACCGCCCTCCGCGCTGCGCTGCTCCAGACCCTGAAAGATAAAAGGATCTCACTCTGA
- the pglX gene encoding BREX-1 system adenine-specific DNA-methyltransferase PglX: protein METAPLKSFATLARTALIREVTARIAVVLAPASPERVEQPKAVAALEKAVNAAGGGDKGRATMAERVAYTWFNRIIALRFMDSNGYTGIGVVSPQAGVDVGQPEILSEAKRGNVEPDVVSQKVRETVAGLLNGTRRSDDPQGEAYALLLAEYCRHWNRSMPFMFEREGDFTELLIPANLLADYSVLNRAVKVLTEDACQDVEVIGWLYQFYISERKDEVFAGFKMNKKAGAEEIPAATQLFTPHWIVRYLVENSLGRLWMLNHPTSRLVDQMEYYIAPVDEESDFLKINNPEEIKLIDPACGSGHMLTYAFDLLHAIYQEEGYAPSDIPALILANNLFGTEIDARAGALAAFALAMKARKRQRMFFNKKVEPKICVLKPISFASAETNEFASIAWESGVGQEFWNQFQNSDTFGALLRVDSSIIETVRRDVAKSHPRPNDLFSRDLFDRIYQVITQAEYLSTRYHVVVANPPYMGAGNMDATLSEFLREEYPRSRADICAAFIERNLEMAVPKGFVAMVTMQSWMFLSSFADLRQRIIARYELLSMAHLGINAFDSINSKVLSTTAFVLRVGRSNDLRPSTYLRLVHSKNESEKMNQLRHVAANMKSAQKDVYTIRNSDLTVLPGSVMAYWLPKRVLDAFALGRSLDAVASPRQGIKTGNNERFLRFWYEVDNTSIGTGIENRASALDSRRKWFPCQKGGRFRRWYGNDEQIVNWAADGSEIRNFRDDNGKLLSRPQNLDWLFGGGVTWGTVSSGPVSFRLSPIGFISESKGAICYVPDRRQLLCILGLLNSSVTAALLEATSPTMDYGEGAIGRLPVIDGIFATNIYELAARCVEISSQDWCSSETSFDFRENALVLQYRKRSGPLDEVWLQHQKLAYEEAEELRSLEIELNGLVAGLYGLSDEVPIDVPISRVSLLNNNAFRYGDEKLPAEYAKLAALDAAKDLVSYAVGCMLGRYSLDQAGLVLASQRGALDDYLAKLPQMSYQPDHDNVIPVVDGDWFEDDIVARFRQFLRVAFGEEKFEENLRFLTESLGVKDLRDYFVKSFYKDHVQRYKKRPIYWLFSSPKGSFNALIYMHRYTPSTVSTVLNEYLREFKAKLESSLQHHERLVSAGGTPRQQAAAQKEADRLRKVLLELDEYEHDVLYPLASQQISIDLDDGVKVNYPIFGAALKKIPGLETAE from the coding sequence ATGGAGACTGCACCGCTGAAATCCTTCGCGACGCTGGCACGCACTGCACTCATCCGTGAGGTCACCGCGCGAATCGCCGTCGTGCTGGCGCCGGCCTCGCCGGAGCGCGTCGAACAGCCCAAAGCTGTTGCCGCCCTGGAGAAGGCGGTCAACGCCGCAGGCGGCGGTGACAAGGGCCGTGCGACGATGGCCGAGCGGGTCGCCTACACCTGGTTCAACCGGATCATCGCTCTGCGCTTCATGGATTCCAACGGCTACACCGGCATTGGAGTCGTCTCCCCCCAAGCTGGAGTTGACGTCGGCCAGCCCGAGATCCTTTCTGAAGCCAAGCGAGGCAATGTCGAACCTGACGTGGTCAGCCAGAAGGTCCGTGAGACCGTCGCGGGGCTGCTCAACGGAACCCGCCGCAGTGATGACCCGCAGGGCGAGGCCTACGCGCTATTGCTCGCTGAGTACTGCCGTCATTGGAATCGCTCCATGCCGTTTATGTTCGAGCGTGAGGGCGACTTCACCGAGCTGCTCATCCCGGCCAACCTGCTCGCTGACTACTCCGTGCTTAACCGAGCGGTCAAGGTTCTGACCGAGGACGCCTGCCAGGACGTCGAGGTGATCGGCTGGCTCTACCAGTTCTACATCTCGGAGCGGAAAGACGAAGTCTTCGCCGGCTTCAAGATGAACAAGAAGGCTGGCGCAGAAGAGATCCCCGCGGCCACCCAGCTCTTCACCCCGCACTGGATCGTCCGCTACCTCGTCGAGAACTCACTCGGGCGGCTCTGGATGCTCAACCACCCGACGTCGCGTCTAGTCGACCAGATGGAGTACTACATCGCGCCCGTCGACGAGGAGAGCGACTTCCTCAAGATCAACAACCCCGAGGAAATCAAGCTGATCGACCCCGCATGTGGGTCGGGACACATGCTCACCTATGCATTCGACCTCCTACATGCGATCTACCAAGAAGAGGGGTACGCGCCTTCCGACATCCCCGCCCTGATTCTCGCCAACAATCTGTTTGGCACGGAGATCGACGCCCGGGCAGGAGCACTTGCCGCATTTGCGCTGGCCATGAAGGCACGCAAGCGACAACGCATGTTCTTCAATAAGAAGGTCGAACCGAAGATTTGCGTATTGAAACCGATCTCGTTCGCCTCGGCTGAAACGAATGAATTCGCTTCGATCGCTTGGGAGAGCGGTGTGGGCCAAGAGTTTTGGAACCAGTTCCAAAACTCAGACACCTTTGGCGCGCTTCTCAGGGTTGACAGCTCGATTATCGAGACCGTCCGTCGTGATGTTGCAAAATCGCACCCTCGCCCGAATGATCTGTTTAGCCGCGATCTGTTTGACCGCATTTACCAAGTAATCACCCAGGCTGAATACCTTTCGACTCGGTACCACGTGGTCGTCGCCAATCCGCCCTACATGGGCGCCGGTAATATGGATGCGACTTTGAGTGAATTCCTCAGGGAGGAATACCCTCGATCGCGGGCAGACATATGCGCTGCATTTATCGAGCGTAACCTGGAGATGGCTGTACCAAAAGGGTTCGTAGCCATGGTTACCATGCAATCTTGGATGTTTCTTTCTTCGTTTGCGGACTTGAGGCAGAGGATAATCGCCCGATACGAACTCTTATCAATGGCGCATCTCGGCATTAACGCGTTTGACAGCATCAATAGCAAGGTGCTATCGACGACTGCTTTTGTACTGCGGGTAGGGAGATCGAACGATCTTAGGCCGTCGACATACTTGCGCCTGGTTCATTCCAAGAACGAGTCTGAGAAAATGAACCAGCTACGCCACGTCGCGGCAAATATGAAATCGGCGCAGAAAGACGTATATACGATACGGAATTCAGACCTTACAGTCTTGCCCGGCTCCGTTATGGCTTATTGGTTACCAAAACGAGTATTAGATGCATTCGCTCTCGGTAGGTCGTTAGATGCGGTTGCTTCTCCGAGGCAAGGGATAAAAACTGGAAATAACGAGCGCTTCTTGCGATTTTGGTATGAGGTGGACAACACCTCAATTGGCACAGGTATCGAGAATCGAGCATCCGCGTTAGACTCGAGACGGAAATGGTTCCCCTGCCAAAAGGGTGGACGCTTTAGACGGTGGTACGGGAACGATGAGCAGATTGTCAATTGGGCTGCCGATGGCAGTGAAATACGAAACTTTCGCGATGATAATGGTAAGTTGCTATCTCGACCGCAGAATTTGGACTGGCTGTTTGGCGGGGGAGTTACGTGGGGAACAGTCTCGTCTGGACCGGTATCTTTCCGTTTATCGCCTATAGGCTTTATTTCAGAATCGAAGGGTGCGATCTGCTACGTGCCGGATAGGCGCCAGTTGCTTTGCATTTTGGGCTTACTCAACTCATCTGTCACCGCAGCTCTACTAGAAGCCACATCACCGACGATGGATTATGGCGAAGGTGCAATCGGGCGCCTCCCGGTCATTGACGGCATATTCGCAACCAACATATATGAATTGGCTGCTAGATGTGTAGAAATATCTAGTCAGGATTGGTGCAGCAGTGAGACATCATTTGATTTTCGCGAAAATGCGCTTGTTCTGCAGTACAGAAAGAGGTCAGGGCCTCTTGATGAGGTGTGGCTTCAACATCAAAAACTGGCGTACGAAGAAGCCGAGGAGCTGCGCAGTCTTGAAATTGAATTAAACGGATTGGTGGCGGGTCTGTATGGTCTGTCTGACGAGGTCCCTATTGATGTGCCGATCTCTCGTGTCTCGCTTCTAAACAACAATGCGTTTCGGTATGGCGACGAGAAACTCCCGGCGGAATATGCCAAGTTGGCGGCTTTGGATGCGGCAAAAGACCTGGTCTCGTATGCAGTTGGCTGCATGCTGGGCCGGTATAGCCTTGACCAAGCGGGTCTCGTCCTGGCGAGTCAACGAGGTGCGCTTGACGATTACTTGGCGAAGCTACCCCAAATGTCTTACCAGCCAGATCATGACAACGTGATCCCCGTCGTTGACGGCGACTGGTTTGAGGACGATATCGTGGCGCGGTTCCGCCAGTTCCTCCGTGTTGCCTTCGGCGAGGAGAAATTCGAAGAGAACCTCCGTTTCCTGACCGAGTCACTCGGGGTGAAGGATCTTCGTGACTACTTCGTGAAGTCCTTCTACAAGGACCACGTTCAGCGCTACAAGAAGCGGCCGATCTACTGGCTCTTCTCAAGCCCCAAGGGCTCGTTCAACGCACTCATCTACATGCATCGTTATACGCCGTCGACGGTTTCGACCGTGCTGAACGAGTACCTGCGGGAGTTCAAAGCGAAGCTGGAGTCCAGCCTCCAACATCACGAACGCCTCGTCAGCGCCGGTGGGACGCCCCGGCAGCAGGCAGCAGCGCAGAAGGAAGCGGACCGGCTTCGCAAGGTGCTGTTGGAGCTCGACGAGTACGAGCACGACGTTCTCTATCCGTTGGCGTCGCAGCAGATCTCGATCGATCTGGACGACGGTGTGAAGGTGAATTACCCGATTTTCGGCGCAGCGCTGAAGAAGATCCCGGGACTGGAGACTGCTGAGTGA